From the Bacillus sp. E(2018) genome, the window TGCATAGTTAGCGATCGACCCTTTGTTACCGCCATAGCCATGCAGTACAAGTACACACGGCAAGTTTTCATGTAAGGATTCAGGTTTAAGGTAAAAGCCTGCAATCTTCGTGCCATTAAATCCATCAAACGTTACTTTTTGTGCGGAAACACTTGAAATTGGATACGAAATGGGTGAAAACTCAGCTTCCAAAGGCTGTTTTTTTGATTCAAGCTTTGTCTCTTCCCAAAACGACATAAAACTAGATTCTCTCGTTAGTTCTGGAATGTAAGTCTTCCAGCTTTCATTCAGCATGAAATTCCGACCTCCCTTATACAGCATGAATCACTGGCCATTGGAGTTCGATGCCTTGCTGTGTGAGCATCTTTTGAAAATCTTTTAATAACGGATCGTGATTGCGAACATGTCTAGGAATCGTGTTTTTATGAAGAGAGTACGCCGCTAGAAATCCTGCAACTTCTCCAATGTTCCATTCCACCGGGTGAAGTCTATAGCATCCATTGGTTATATGAGTCGTACCGATGTTTTTACAAGCTGGCAGCAGATTTTGAAATTGAACAGGAATCAGACTGCCGAGTGGAATCTGAAAAGGTAAAGAAGAGATGTCGATGTAATTATCTCCGCCTGTGCTTGGATGAAGATCAATTCGGTAACACCCGATACCAACACTGTCTTCATAGTGAAGAGCTCCTTTATCTCCGCGTATCTCAGCACTTAAATGCTGTTCAAGCACCGTACATTCAGCTTGTATACGACGAGATTCACGAATATATGGATACATTGCCAAGCCATCATCTGTTCCAACAACATCAGGCCTCAGTTTTAGACCAGGATATCCAAGTCCACCGTCATGGCGCGGAGCCTCTGTCTGCACCCAATAAAGAAGGGATAGGCTGAGCTCTTTCGCTTGCTGTAAATGGAAAAGACGCTGTTTTTCTTCGATTTCAAAAATGGGTCCTGGCAAATAATCGTTTTGTGGCCAGTTGATTAAACTGATGTCATGAGGAAAGTCTTTGTTGTCAAATTGAGAGGAATCAATCAGTCTTCGATACTGAAAAAGTGAGAATTGATTTGCGTTTGGCATGAGAGAGTATGTTATCGGTTTTAAACTTACAGGCTGTGAAGCAGTCCAGCTTAACAAGCGATCGGGCCAAATATCCGGTTGATATTCACGCCAAAAGGAATACGATTCAGGTTTACTTATCGTATGGTCCTCCCCTTCACGGTAATCAACGGCAAAACAGTGAGTAATCGCCTGCATGTTATGGGGCTCTGGTTCTCCTTGAACGGCGTGCGGTTCATCCGTTTGTTTCTGTGACTCTGCCCCAGTGACGTACTGTGCTCCTGCAAGTGGCAACACATCCCCACAATCCGTTGCGTCGAGAAAATAGGTTCCGTGCAGTATCCATTCCCTTTGGGAAGTTTCATGAATGACTGTAGCCGTTTTTATATAATCACCGTCACATTGAACTGACGTAATTTTATGTTCGGTCAATATCGTAAGTAGTCCATTATGTACATAGGGTGCTAGCATCTCATTCAACACATGAAGTGCCGCTTTTGGCTCATGTGAGATTCGGCTAACAAGTGAGTTACCTGGATTAAACAACAGATGCTGATGCTCTGGTTTTACTGAATACTGAGTTAAGTAATGTTCTCTTACCTTATTTCGAAACGATCGATACGATTGTGTGCATCCGAATTGTTCGATCCAGCGATGTTCATCAGGTGGAACTGCCTGGCTTGTCAATTGCCCGCCAATCCATTTCGTTTCTTCGGTCATAATGACTTTATAACCCATCTTGCATGCAGATAAAGCTGCAGCGCATCCACCCGTACTTCCACCAATAATTACGATATCTGCTGACTTTTCACCCTTCATAAGAAGCACCCTCTCTTTGAACGTTTTCCCTGTAAATGAAACTTTGATACGCGGCTCCAATCAAGCCTGCCTCGTCTCCAAACGCCGCTTTTACAAAAGAAACAGGTTGGACAAGTGAAGAAATGCCAAGCTTTCGTACACGATTCTGCAAATCAGAAATCATCCAGCTATGCTGATCCACGATTCCACCTCCAAATACAAGGAGGGCGGGATTGAAAGCATGCATGATGTTAACGGTTCCGTAAGCAAGAGCGTCCATTGCATCATCTAAAATGAATTGCGCATGAGGGTTTCCTTCCTTCGCCCATTGAAATACATTTCGTGCTGAAATCGTCTCTAATGAACCATCATGAAGCTCCGGATACTTTTCAAAATATGCCGTCATTCGATCAGCAACACCCGTCCCTGAAGCATAGGCCTCTAGACACCCTCTAAAGCCACAGTTGCACAGGGGTCCGTTCCAATCAATCGACATGTGACCGAGTTCAGCAGCTCCACCCCAGTCTCCATGAAGAAGTTGTCCTCGTTGGATCACAGCACCACCGATTCCTGTTCCAATCGTTAGAAACACTGCATGCATATATCCTTTTGCTGCACCAAGGTTTGATTCAGCGAGTGCCATTACGTTTACATCGTTATCAATCCAAACTGGCATAGAATATAGCTTTTGCACTTCTTCTTTTAAGAAGACATTGTTCCAGTTCTTAATGTTATCTGTACCGCTTCGAACGATGCCGTTCTCAAAGTCAATCTGACCGGCTGTACCGATCCCTATGCCTTTCACATTAGGAAACCCTAGTCTTTTGGTTGCTTCAAACAAATCCACAAGCAACTGCTTCAGTTGAAAGATCACCTGATCCTTGCCTTCTGTTGCTGTCGGCACAACTTGTTTATATACAACTGTTCCTTTTTTTGTGACAAGCCCTGCTGCTATTTTTGTACCTCCTATATCAATCCCAATGCTGATATCTTGGTTCATACTCGCCTTGCACCCCTTTAGACGTTTTACAAAAGATACTGTGCAATGATTTCAAGTCGACGTTCTTCTTTAAAAGGATTTGGTTCATGTCCATAGTCTGGGTAGATATCAATTTCTTTCGTTGGAGATGCAAGATGATTATATGCAGCAAACACGGTTTCTGGTGGCGTGACCGTGTCCTTCATGCCAATGCTCATAAGTGCATGACAAAGGATATCAGGACAAAAATTCATCGCATCTACATAAGAAAGATTTCTCATGACTTGCTGATAAGAATCTCGTTTAGGATCGTTGTATTTAAAATAATGCGCTACTTCAACATATGGCCCTCCACTAGCTAGCTCTAGTCCTTTTTCAATATGAGAAAGGAATGGAAAATCAGAGATCACTAGCTTTATGTCTGTATCCAGACCCGCTGCAGCAAGAGCGATTCCTCCACCTTGTGATTCTCCCATTACTGCGATGCGTTCAAGGTCAATACAACCTAAGCCTTTGATCCATGATAGATACGTCAGCATATCTTCATAGACATGAACATAATAGTAGTTTTCTAAATTTTCCAGATCAGTAGCCATCCAGCCTGGCAGGAAATTTCCTCTGCTATAGGCTGCACGATCTGGTGAGATCCCTTGCCCCCGTGGTTCAAAACAAAACACGGCAACGCCCATAAGTGCGTATTTTAAGAATTCATGGATAGCTCCACGTCCTGCTGTATATCCAGGAAAATGAATAACAGCGGGTATTTGTTTCTGTTTTGTATTCGGCAAGATCATCCAGCTTCGTATCGGTGTTCCATCACGGCAGATCAATGTAACATCTGCAACTTTTACTTGTTTTACCGGATAATGATCTTGCCAATCTATTTTGGCTAGAGGTACAGACGTTTCCCTTCTCTTATCCCAGAACGTTTTAAAATCTGATGCTTTTGTTAAAGGAGGTTTATAGTTTGCTAAGCTCATATCTAATCACAACCATTAATACATCTTATCCAGGACAGCTTTAGCTGTTTTTTCGATCGCCGTAATGGATTGTTCCTTTCTTTGTAAAAGGACGACTGTTGTTAAAATGTCTAATAGGTGAAGCTGTGCCATCTTTGCAGCAAATGATCCACCTTGAAGCGGGGTTTCCCTTGAAGCAGCGAGAAGAATTTCATCAGCATACTTTGTGATCGGTGATCGGTTGTGGTTCGTTAAACAGATTACAAATGCCCCGTTTTCTTTTG encodes:
- a CDS encoding FAD-dependent oxidoreductase, which codes for MKGEKSADIVIIGGSTGGCAAALSACKMGYKVIMTEETKWIGGQLTSQAVPPDEHRWIEQFGCTQSYRSFRNKVREHYLTQYSVKPEHQHLLFNPGNSLVSRISHEPKAALHVLNEMLAPYVHNGLLTILTEHKITSVQCDGDYIKTATVIHETSQREWILHGTYFLDATDCGDVLPLAGAQYVTGAESQKQTDEPHAVQGEPEPHNMQAITHCFAVDYREGEDHTISKPESYSFWREYQPDIWPDRLLSWTASQPVSLKPITYSLMPNANQFSLFQYRRLIDSSQFDNKDFPHDISLINWPQNDYLPGPIFEIEEKQRLFHLQQAKELSLSLLYWVQTEAPRHDGGLGYPGLKLRPDVVGTDDGLAMYPYIRESRRIQAECTVLEQHLSAEIRGDKGALHYEDSVGIGCYRIDLHPSTGGDNYIDISSLPFQIPLGSLIPVQFQNLLPACKNIGTTHITNGCYRLHPVEWNIGEVAGFLAAYSLHKNTIPRHVRNHDPLLKDFQKMLTQQGIELQWPVIHAV
- a CDS encoding ROK family protein yields the protein MNQDISIGIDIGGTKIAAGLVTKKGTVVYKQVVPTATEGKDQVIFQLKQLLVDLFEATKRLGFPNVKGIGIGTAGQIDFENGIVRSGTDNIKNWNNVFLKEEVQKLYSMPVWIDNDVNVMALAESNLGAAKGYMHAVFLTIGTGIGGAVIQRGQLLHGDWGGAAELGHMSIDWNGPLCNCGFRGCLEAYASGTGVADRMTAYFEKYPELHDGSLETISARNVFQWAKEGNPHAQFILDDAMDALAYGTVNIMHAFNPALLVFGGGIVDQHSWMISDLQNRVRKLGISSLVQPVSFVKAAFGDEAGLIGAAYQSFIYRENVQREGASYEG
- a CDS encoding alpha/beta fold hydrolase gives rise to the protein MSLANYKPPLTKASDFKTFWDKRRETSVPLAKIDWQDHYPVKQVKVADVTLICRDGTPIRSWMILPNTKQKQIPAVIHFPGYTAGRGAIHEFLKYALMGVAVFCFEPRGQGISPDRAAYSRGNFLPGWMATDLENLENYYYVHVYEDMLTYLSWIKGLGCIDLERIAVMGESQGGGIALAAAGLDTDIKLVISDFPFLSHIEKGLELASGGPYVEVAHYFKYNDPKRDSYQQVMRNLSYVDAMNFCPDILCHALMSIGMKDTVTPPETVFAAYNHLASPTKEIDIYPDYGHEPNPFKEERRLEIIAQYLL